CAAGTCAAGCATGAAAATGTTAATTAAGGCTAGTTTGCGGTCGCTGAGCTTTGGTACGTGTGTGGTGGTTTCGACGTTTGGTGTAGAAAATAGCTAGGCCAGAGTTTAAGGCATCTTTGACCAAAACATTTTGCTCAAAAGGGCTTGTGGCATCTCACGAGGACCATCAAACTGCCCGCAAAAGTCCCGACCTACGCGTCTGAAACATGCAAGCCATCCAAAGCAATTCTCCACCGGCCCATGGACGTGTTCGTGTGATCTGCAACCTTGGCGCACACGGGGGGTGGGGGATGGCGCGGCCCATCCAAAACCATATCCGGCTAATGCATCGCATTGAAGTTGATTGCCCGTCCGTTCCCTTGGCCGTGACTATTTAAGCATGGCTCTGGGCCGTCCACACCACACCTCACATTCTTTTCTCTCCGGTCACCGCAGATTCACTCATTTCTATCTTCGCAAACCGTCATCGATGATGTTGAATTCCTTGTTTTCCGTGCCGGCGGGCGGTGGCTTCGGATCTCCTTTTGGATCGTGGCACCGCCGCCGTCGCTCTCTCAGGCCATTGTCCTCCACGACACCCGACTGCTCCGGGGAGGAGGAGACCATCCTCTCCTTTGGCGACGAGAAGGAGCAGGAGCCACAACAACAACCGCAGTTGCGCCTTTCTCAGAGGCGGCAGCAATGGACGAGAAGTATCAGGCGCACCTGGAGCTCCTTCTCAAGCGGTCACTCAAGGACCACGGTCTGGCGCCACCCTCGCCGCCACTCCACTGCGTCAAGGCAAAGCTGATGTCACCGCCTCTCCATTGAGTCAAGGCAGGGCCGGTATGCCCGCATCGACGAGTCGGCACCACCACCACATCGGGCCTGGCGCAACAAGGTCGTGAAGCAGGAGGTGCCCGGACAATCATGAAGGTGTGCGGGGGCCTCCTCCACTACATTGGTCATGGCGGCGCTGGCTCCTTGTCGCGGAGCATCATGTCGACGGAGGAGAGGGTGGCCAGGGAGGTGACGCGGAGGGAACAAGGTAACGTGGCACATCGGGCGACGGGCGTGAAGTCCGACAACATGCCAACCTAGGTCCTCGCGGACCCCAACCTCGCGAGGCCTGGGCTTGTGACCCCTCGGTAACCACCGCAGAGATGTTCGTGCGCGGAGTGCGCCGCCTAGACGGGGAGCTCGTGAAGATAGGAGAGGAATGGTCGCTCAATGACACCTTCGAAACGGGTCAAGGGCATGGCTCCCCGGCCATGGCCGGCGTCGACCGGGGTGGCCCACTGCATGACACGGGAGAGAGTCGGGCGGCTTCCTCCGCGAGTACCAAGCAGAGTTCGCGCAAGGCAATCGCGGCCTCACGCCCTTCTGTCGCCGGAAGGGCCATTTCTACAACTTTTGACTGTGACAATGGCATGGATGGTGACAGAGGTGCCACCGGCTAGTCCGGCCAGACATATGAGGTCACAGTCCAGTACAGATTAGTttatgtttttttagttttagttgaGCGGATGAAATATGGTCCGGTTTATGTGAAATATATCATACTTATGTCTGTTTGCATGAATCTCGCCATGTTTCTATGAATTATGTCTGAATTTGTTTGTATTAGGGACAGAGTTTTGGGGGAAGTGTTGGATGGTCGGCTCTCGTGTCACTGTCCGTGGACACATCCAGACGCGTCCGCGAAGAAATACTATGTCCATTTTGGGGGTCGACGTTGAAGATGTCCTTAACTCTTCAAAAGATTTATTTCAAGGAGTTAAGCACACTCTAATCAAATCCTCAAAACATTTTACTCCTCAAATATTTGAGGAGAAGCGTGAGCCGCCGCTCAAGTTTGAGTAAGCAAAAGACCCCNNNNNNNNNNNNNNNNNNNNNNNNNNNNNNNNNNNNNNNNNNNNNNNNNNNNNNNNNNNNNNNNNNNNNNNNNNNNNNNNNNNNNNNNNNNNNNNNNNNNNNNNNNNNNNNNNNNNNNNNNNNNNNNNNNNNNNNNNNNNNNNNNNNNNNNNNNNNNNNNNNNNNNNNNNNNNNNNNNNNNNNNNNNNNNNNNNNNNNNNNNNNNNNNNNNNNNNNNNNCCATGTCGGACGTCTTTCCTGCTTCTGACGGCCACCCCTCATGCCTGCTGACACTCTGCAGCCTCGCCGACCACCCCCTCTCTTCGATTTGCTAGCTGGTCCTAGCTATTGTCGGAGTTTCCACATCTAGCCGTAGCCGCCACTACAAAGTTGTGTTTCGTCAGGAATGGAACCGTGCAGTTCCCTCAAGTGCCCGCGTCGCATCCGGTGCTATTGAATCGGGTCGCCGCCATCACGCAATTCGCCACTGCCTCCTCGAGCTCATGTTGCAGCCGTCGCCGGTGAAGTACCGTAACGTGAGACTGTGACCGCGGGACAAGTGGACAACAGAGTAATCAGGACACGCGGGAGCGTGTTTGGCTTTGCATGTTTGCCACTGTGGAGGAGATGGCGCGCTCCTACGACGCCACGACGGTCCGCTATTTCGGGAGTTGGAAGAGGCTTAACTTCCCTGCCGACATTTCCTCCGCGGTTGCATTCGCGCCTCCCATTTTTGCCGTCTCCTTGGCTGAGGAGAAGGAGCACCGCAAGGCCATGGCATAGCTCGCGCCCAAGCACGATGATGCCACCTTGGTGGCCAAGCTCATCCTGGATGACCCGTAGCTCCTCCCCGAGAACCAAAAGTTCTTCCAGTCCACGAAGGACACATGCACAATCGAGCGGAAGCGCACCGAGGTCGTCAGCCTCAAGGCCAGGCGTGAGGAGATATTCGACGAGCTCGACAACAAGGAGGACGAGATACCATGGAGTCAGCCTGTCACCAATGACCATGAGGTCGACACCTCTGATGGCGGGGGTGATCCCTATACCCTCTCAACCGAACTTATTAGGCTATTGtaaggacgacgacgaggaagagtagTGTCAATGGAGTATCTAGTATGTTGATGTAGTTTTAATGTAATTCTATGTATGATGTGGTGTGTTGTTTTAATTATGCAATAAAGTAGTTTAAATTTGTGTCGAAATTCATTTTAGGCAGTTGTTTAGTGGCCCGGTTAGGTCCAGTTTTTTAGCTACTCAAATATGAGAGCAAAGGTTTGAGACGGCATTTAAGTCGGTAAAATTTGGGAGTTCGCTAGCTTTCCTGTCCATAAAAAGTAAAGCAAATAGAAAACAGATTTGCAAGCAAAATCTCATTTAGCTCCCGTATCATTTTATTTTACAAGTGTGTGTGGatgttctttctctttttctttttcttccatctaactaatatttttttcaaaaacacTAACGTCCACACGTGTGTTAGTTTTGTAACTCGCCCACACGCGTGAATCATCGTCCAGTGCAGTTTACACAAATCTTGACACATTGAGGCAGAATTTGCATGTCACGTAGGATGGGTTTGGTGTGTGGAcgttggagagtttgcccacacgccCGCACCACGCTGTTTGTCAGCTGCACTGTgatggcgaactagtttctgcaCATACAACCACCACCTAGTCcatgcgcgtgtgggcgaactacttttcgcccacacgacactccTACGTTGTGGATGACAACTGTAGTTATGTGAACgtgacaactaggtaaacacacatggcaactgtgattctttgctagacggcaactgcagttgcgcgtaagtggcaaccagataaacacacatggcatctgtgattaaccatacatggcaactatggttggaccacatatggcaactaggtaaacacacatggcaactaggtAAATAAACACggcaactactgtttgaccatatgtggcaagtagttaatcacacacggcaactacggtttgattacacgtgacaactatcataaattagacatggcaattatagttaaccaaaatagatagagttgccatgcttttacaactgcACTTCCATCctggataactacatctgccaaccaAGATGGTAACTAAATCGTCATCTCGCGGGTACCTAACATAGTTGCGCCAGGAcgtgggcatttttgcttcgtgccacacgcgcgATGTGAGATAAGTAGTACTTGTTGGATGTGTGACACGAAATAGTCACGCCCACACGTGTGGACAATTTTAATGTCCGTccacacacagcccgtgtgggctgcctcctgcttACACTACACATGGTATGTGAACGCATATCGAATATACCACACATGTGGCAGTTATCGCCGTCCTTCTTTTTTTAATCCTTTTTCACGCCAAAAGCACCATTACACTAGTAAGTTTGGCCAGCCTGCACAACTACATGTTCACTCATGGCGCACAATTGCAGTTTCCGCTTGTGAGCttttatgttttttttttttttttagttTTCACTACAATTGTAAGCTCGCGAGCCACACATGCATGTCCACCGATCACGTGTAACTGCCGTTCCATGGGTGCGCACTGAACGCAGTTGCAGGTCAAGTTGTTCATCGACCGCGCGCGCGTGCAATTGCACGCGTGTCGGTCACGCACAATTATACAGTTACCAATTTACGTATTtaataaataaaagaaatgcaATATAAActgagaaagaaaaataaaaggaagaaaaaataaaagcaaaggaagaagacaaagaaaaagagaatGATAGAGTAAATCTAGATGACTACTCACATCGACCCGTCAATGTCATAGTGTGTGAAATTTCACTTTCAAGTACAACATCCAATAGTGCCATCATTTTCTTCGCTCAATCACGCAGGCGGTGACGTGAGAAATGGTCTTCAATGGAGAAGGAATATGCTTTTGTTTTATCTTCTAGACATAGTACGTGAGAAATGGTCTCATCTTCAACAGGCTACGAAAGCTATGCACATGTGTAGACATGAGATAATACTCCTGTATGGATTTGCATAGCTTTCGTACGCCTGTTGTTAGCAGTTATTTTGAGGGCAAATGCAACGTTGTTTGCGTACGGAAAGAACATGGTGGACTAacttcaaaaaaaaaagagaacaTGGTGGACTTGGTATACCGGACCTTCAAGCTAAAAAAGATGTTTTACTCGGAGCATCTACAACCCGGCGCCACCCAAACGCGGGCCGGATAACCAGTCAAAAAAATCCATCTAAACGGGTGCCTTAAATGGGCATCAAATGTCTATACAGATCATTATTTTTTTATATCTAACCCAAATGCAAGGCAGATATAAAGATGGTCGGACGCGTCCGTCGTATCGAACCTGACAGGCCTACCCCCACCACAACTTGTAACAAATCCACTCCCTTGCCCTACTGAATCCATTTGCTCTctcctttcttctttctcctctacgcCGGACGTCTCGTAGCTTCGCCACCATCCTTGTTCCGCAGCCGTTTTGAGCCTCATGGCCGGCAGCACCAACACAATAGTCCTGTCTACCATGCTCGCCGCCGAGGACATCGTCGTCGGCCCGGATGGCACTGCGGTACATCCGACCATTATGGGGCTGCCCCTTGAGCTCTATGTGTTCGACACATTGTCCAACCCGGTTTTTTTATTTATTCATAAGGAAAGCGATGGATTCCGATGCTTCGCCGGATGAGGAGTATGACCGATTGAGCTTAATAAAATGTATCAAGGTCATACCAAAGAGCACACCATCATACTGAAAGCAGTGacatcacatgacttatggatttgaCATGCTTTCTTTGGACTGTCGGGTTCTCGCAATGACATCAACATTAGCTTCAACGATCTACCGTGTTCAGGAGGCTTTGTAATGGGGAATCGCCACCATGAAACTACACTGTCAACGGCCGTGGCTGCAACATGGGATACTATCTTGCCGATGGCATATATCCTCAGTGGGCGGTGTTTGTGACCATGTCTGAACCACAAGGCAACAAACAGAGacactttgcaacaatgcaggaaaCAACTAGGAAGAGCATTAGTAGTGCTTCAAACTCATTCGGGAATTGTTCGTGGAGCTACAATGATGTGGGAATCGAAAATTTTGTGGAAGCTAATAACATATTGTGTTATTTTGCACAATATGATTTTCGAGGGTGAGGGTGATGGTGTAGCCCAAACCAATAATTTTGAAGCATATGGAGGACAACTTCAAATCCCAGAAGATCAAGATGCAAATCAGCTTATGAACTTTCTacagatgcatcagaatcttcgagaCGTGCAGCTACTCAGTgatcttgtggagcatatgtgACCCATAATGAAAACCAAAGAGATAATGTTTGAGTTGTGTACTTAAAATAAATTTTATATAAGAACTATGTATTTTTGTTACCAACATTTGTTATTTACATGTGACATTGCCGTGTATGAAGCACATGCATGGATTTGCATGTATTTGAGAGTCTGGATTTGAGGTATGTGACTGCCAGGCACGGCATATGAGGGGCGATCCGGCTACATCCGCAGGCATTCTCGGGCGCGTCGGCATATGTATAGGAAGATTTTACTAAAGATTTCACATGGCAAACTCTCTTGCGCAAAGATTTTTACTAAGAGGCTCACTTGAGAAACTGTTGAATGTCATCACCTAATGTATCATTTAGGCAAGATGTTCCAATGAGGAGAAATAAAATCTTTGCAAGTGATTGGTCTGGTAGTAAAAGTGTTGCATATGCCACCTCCTCAGTTGAATACGTCACATCTGAAATCAAAATGTTCTGTAACACCATCACCGATGCCTGATTATGAGAAAGGACAACCTTACAATGTGATTGGTCAAAAGTGTTGTTTCTGCCACCACGAATAGATGATAAAAACCTTCTTTTATAGAGCAATTTTGGGTGCACAACACCGCCAGTCATCCAAGTCACGTTTAACTTCTGTCCACCATGCAATGTTGCCAACTTGTTTGGTCACTAGCTCGACTATATAAAGTTTAATGGTAAAACTTCCTCTCCACTGCAGGTTATTTTCTAATGTACGCACTAGTTTCGTTTATGGTTTACTCTTCAGCGACAGGAACACCGACAACTATTTATTGAGGTTTATACACGTTTGGAGCAGGTGATCGAGGATGTTTTTTACCCGACATGGGTGGTGGAAAATCTATGGATTGTCTCCCCTCCTACTCCGCCTCATGCATAGTTTGGGTCATATTTGCTTTACTATTGCTAGCTTGATACTGTGTGTGCATGTGTTGGTATTGGCCGTGTGCATCCTAGCCATGCAAAGCCTAGATGTGTTCATGTCTTTGAAGTCTCTTGATGCAAAATTGAGAGATAATAAGAGACGTCCTTTATAAACACAATCAGTTAATTTGTGGAAGTTGAATTCTTGTTATTTCTTTTTTTCCACCCAATAATGTTGTATGTTTGTTCCTTATCACAATGATAGTGAAACTTAGTACTTCTTTTGTTATATGAATGGCAAACACAGACTTACATAGATTTGAAGTGGGGCATGTGAGGGCAAAGGGGACAGTGgaatcggccaaaacagcaagCCAGTTCTTCGCGAACATATCAACAAGTATCTTAGGTACATATAAGGAAACATATCTAGATAGTAGAATCAACGAGTACTGCAATGTCCAATCTTCACCACAAAATATACTTGCAAGAACAACTTACTACAACATCATTATCCTAATATAATCATCAACATATGAAAGAATAGCATACCTCCAATATCAACATAACCAAACTATACCAAACTTGAACAACAAATACAAATAGCAATCATTAACTTGATCAGCAATAAATATGACAAGTGAACACCAAATCAAAGGGAGACACAAGGATTTACATGAAAACACGGTGCGGAGAAAAAACCACGGGCCGACAAGCATGTCTTCCACTATAGAAATGAAAGGTACAAGGTGGAAGCAAACAAGTAAGGTAGGCTCAAAATCCCCATTTTATTACTCAAATTTGGGTCATTTTGTTTATCAAATGCCCCACTTCTCTCTCCCACTCTAGAACTCTCTTAAAAATAGAAAAGTTCAACTCTCTGTTATTCTCGAGTTTGGAGAGAAGTCTATTTGAGTTTTCTTTTGGTACACCCCCTAAGAATAGTTTACAGATTAAATAGATTATTCTAATCTCTTATTTGATGCATTGGGAGAATAGGGGTTAGAATTAGTTGATCGTGAATGTCCAAAACTACTCATTTTAAGTATCTTTAAGGTTCATGCAAACTTTctttggggggtgggggtgggaggtaCCAAAGAAAATTCAGTCTATTTTAACAACTCTACATAAAGCCTTTCTCAGCTTGCTAACTATCTCAAATAGCCAAGTTTATTTTGCGGTAACTTAATCCACATGCTTCTGACAGTGAAGTAAGAGATGCACTTTATCACATGACGTGTTACACATACCGGAATAGCAGCCATATAATTTTGTGCATTTGCTCGAGCATAGAGAAACAGATTAGTACATAGGGAAAATCACACACATCACAACCGATGTCATGTTTCCTCTACAAGGCTGGACAAGGTGGTCACACTTTCCATCGATGAAGGGTAAGACATGACGTACGAGTCAAACCCTTCGTTCTGCATCATCGCAAGAATCTCGAAGCTCTCATTCATCAACGTAAGCTCCGGTAGTTGCACGTCTCCATTAAGGTACCTCATGACCTGTCGCATTCCTGGCCTTAAATTGGAGAGAGGATGCGAGCATAATAATCCTAGCTTCAATGCTAGGCAAGCCTCACCGGCATCGTAGCTATGAAGCTTGGTATCCACGGTTTCAGCCAGTGATCCTCCGTGCCAATGCTCAAGTACCCAGTCGACCAGCATTAATTGTTCGCCTTGTAAATTTTGCCTAATGGGCCTTTGTCCACATGTGACCTCAAGAAGGAATATGCCGAAGGCGAACACGTCGGTCAGGGGGGTTGCCTTGCTAGTGCGACCGAGCTCTGGAGCTAGGTATCCTATGGTCCCAACCACATGTGTGGTTTGTGGGTTGGCGCCACGGTCGTACAACCTTGCCAGCCCAAAGTCACCGAGTCGACCATTCATCTCATTGTCGAGGAGGACATTACTAGCTTTGATGTCCCGATGGATGATTACTTTCTCACACTCCTCGTGGAGGTAGAGCAACCCGGAAGCAATTCCCTTGATGATCCGGAACCTTTTGTCCCAATCTAGAACCGGCTTCTCATCATCGCCATACAAGTGCCTATCAAGGCTCCCATTTGACATGTACTCGTATACCAAGAGCAGTTCACCTTTACGCCTGCAATAACCATGTAACTGAGCGAGATTGCGATGTTGTAGTCGCCCAATGCTCACAACCTCGGCGATGAACTCTTTCATGCCTTGTTTTGAGTCATGTGACACCTTCTTGACGGCGATCTCCAGTTTGGGCGCCGGTAGCACCCCTTTGTATACCCTCCCGAACCCTCCCACACCGAGCAGATTCTTCTCCTTGAACCCGCCGGTGGCGCTGAACAGATCCTTGTAGGAGAACCGGTGCGGCCCGAACTCGACCTCCCAATCTTCCCGGAGCTCGCTGTACTTGAGCCGCCGTCGTATTAGGAGGACGATGAGGGTGCCCGCGGCAAAGATGAACGCTGTCGTCGCTACGGGTGGGATGATCTGTGCGAGCTTGGGATGGCGCTTCGGGCCAAAGCGGGGGAGCTTTGGCAGCTTGGCGATGTCGATGGCCGGAGCAGGTCCGTCCATCGCGAAACTCCAGCCAAGAACGTAGTGTTGCGAGTTGAAGGAACCCGTGGCCGACGAGAAGCCCACGTACGCCGTGTCCGTGAGCACAGTTGAGAGGTCGCAGGTCTTGGAGAGCAGCGGCTTCACGGGTTTGGCCGTTCCCAGGGCAGCCATGGCCACGGTGATCAGTTTCTCTTCGCCGTCGTAGTCCACCCACACCTGCATCGCCGTGCCGCTTGCGAGCGTCAGGTTGTGGAGGATGCCGTCGTCGGCGAAGTAGCCGGCGCTGCTGGACGCGAGGGACGTGAGCCCGTTGACGTCGATGCCGACGTGGTTGCCGTCGATGTCGCGGAACTCGTTGTTCTGGTCGGTGTCGAGTTCGACGCCGAAGATGTGGTTCGCGGCGGCGCCGTTGGTGCTGTTGTTAACAAGGCCGAGATATTGGCTCGGGAACGCGGCGGAGAAGTTGTAGCCCCCAGGGGCGACGAACAGGACGATGCCATGGCCGCAGTTGTTGGCGTCGGGGCAGAGGATGCCGAACACGAAGGAGGCCGAGAACGACCGCACCGTCCGGTTCCGCGCCGCCGGCTCGCGGAAGCGGAACGGCGCCGGGTGGATGGCGTGGGCCTTCTGGCGGAGCGTGCCGTTGGTGAGCTCGAGAAGACCGGTTGGAGTGACCGCGGCCGCGCCGCCGAGGGTGATGTTGGCGCCGGCGAAGCTGGAGTAGACGAACTGCTGGCCGACGCTGCAGATAGCAAGGCTAACAGcgacgagaaggaggaggaggaagcagctGAGCTTCTTGTGAGCCTGAGGCATAGCCGGTATTGCTTTGCTCGTACGCGGAGGAGAAAGGCGAAGCCTGAGAATGAATTGACTGCTGACTTGCTGACCGCTCAGCTGCTCTACCAATTACGCAGGAAAATCATGCGGGGGCAGGGGTGGGTCGACCAAATATATTCTTTGACCCATCAGCCATACAAGATGAAAATTAGTGATTGCGAAATTAATTGGGATAactgtatgtgaacattagaaaaGTTAATGAATATGAAAGAAGTTCACTAAAAGAGGTTTGTGAAATAATGAATAAATATCCATGGATTTGAAAGAAGTTCACTAAAAAAAGTTGGCAAACTGAAAAAGTTCAAGAAAGTTTGAAAAAACTTAGCAAAAACTGACAAAACTTCGTGGATTTTAAAAGAGTTaacgaaatttgaaaaaaaattgcgaAGTTGTAAAAGTTCATAAAATCTAGAAAAGTTCACAAATTGGGAAAACTGTTTGGATTTTAAAGAAGTTTGTGCATTTGaacaaaatcagaaaaataaagaaaaggaaaaaaaataaaaaataaatagaacatAATAAACACCGTTCCAGAAGCTTCCCGAGTCCTCCCAGGAAGTTCCGGAAGCTTCCCAAAAATGGCAAAGAATTCACGTTATTGCGCTCTTAAATGGGCTGGCGATGTCACTCGGAGGGGGTGTGCACCATTTTTGCGATTAAACCAATAATTGGCACTAAGGGTGCCAAATAGGGATCACAATATTCGGGCGTGTCCAGACAGTTATCAAGTAGAATGCAGCCCATTCCGTACCAcatattctctttttttattcATTATTTTCTCTCTGCACATCCCCATCATTCgcatgcatgattgcaatgcatGCATAAATGAGGGCTTAAAATGGACATACTTGGATACTGACCGGACGCGTCCGCAGAAATTTGAGAGGCCAAATTTGCTCAATATGGTTGTAGATGCCCTAAAACCTAGACACATACAGAGTAAGGACGACTTGAACCTAGGTACATATGCATCTATTTTAATAAAATGCATTataaatatattttaaaatataaaaaaaatctaaaacaatATTTCACGCGTGCATCTCCTCAAAATCATACGCATGTCATAAAGTTTTGCA
The window above is part of the Triticum aestivum cultivar Chinese Spring chromosome 2A, IWGSC CS RefSeq v2.1, whole genome shotgun sequence genome. Proteins encoded here:
- the LOC123185162 gene encoding L-type lectin-domain containing receptor kinase SIT2-like; its protein translation is MPQAHKKLSCFLLLLLVAVSLAICSVGQQFVYSSFAGANITLGGAAAVTPTGLLELTNGTLRQKAHAIHPAPFRFREPAARNRTVRSFSASFVFGILCPDANNCGHGIVLFVAPGGYNFSAAFPSQYLGLVNNSTNGAAANHIFGVELDTDQNNEFRDIDGNHVGIDVNGLTSLASSSAGYFADDGILHNLTLASGTAMQVWVDYDGEEKLITVAMAALGTAKPVKPLLSKTCDLSTVLTDTAYVGFSSATGSFNSQHYVLGWSFAMDGPAPAIDIAKLPKLPRFGPKRHPKLAQIIPPVATTAFIFAAGTLIVLLIRRRLKYSELREDWEVEFGPHRFSYKDLFSATGGFKEKNLLGVGGFGRVYKGVLPAPKLEIAVKKVSHDSKQGMKEFIAEVVSIGRLQHRNLAQLHGYCRRKGELLLVYEYMSNGSLDRHLYGDDEKPVLDWDKRFRIIKGIASGLLYLHEECEKVIIHRDIKASNVLLDNEMNGRLGDFGLARLYDRGANPQTTHVVGTIGYLAPELGRTSKATPLTDVFAFGIFLLEVTCGQRPIRQNLQGEQLMLVDWVLEHWHGGSLAETVDTKLHSYDAGEACLALKLGLLCSHPLSNLRPGMRQVMRYLNGDVQLPELTLMNESFEILAMMQNEGFDSYVMSYPSSMESVTTLSSLVEET